The following are encoded together in the Deltaproteobacteria bacterium genome:
- a CDS encoding M48 family metalloprotease, protein MKQIVIRNLLILLLLLTIATVPGCAVNPVTGRQELALVSESQEIRLGEEHYGPSRQMQGGDYVVDPGLNEYVKNVGLRLAAVSDRPKLPYDFVVLNNSVPNAWALPGGKVAINRGLLLELKNEAELAAVLGHEIVHAAARHGAKSIERGMLMQGAILTAGIAVRDSEYVNFVIGGAQIAAGLIQQKYSRSAEREADYYGMLYMSRAGYNPQAAVDLQELFVRLSKSRDPNWLAGLFASHPPSKERVEANRATALSLPSRGKLGAEIYQRKIAHLHKTREAYQAHDKGRQTLSKGKIGPALTLIQKAIKIEPREATFYALRGDVRFKQGRYQDALKNYNQALNLNNQFFYFFLQRGLTKTRLGDRPGARRDLESSKRLLPTATAYNALGNLYLADGDRQKAKQYFKTVAGSKSEPGRQALRSLIRLDLPENPSLYLKVRTGLSSRRYLIAQISNPTPVPVRNIQLTIRYRDSRGQLRVSTRTIQGIIAPGRVVQVSLGVGPIKDTAALRDVWVRVVRAQVAE, encoded by the coding sequence ATGAAGCAGATCGTAATACGGAACCTGCTCATTCTACTGCTCCTGCTGACCATCGCCACGGTCCCTGGATGTGCGGTCAATCCGGTGACCGGCAGGCAGGAACTGGCCCTGGTCTCAGAATCACAGGAAATTCGACTCGGTGAGGAGCATTACGGACCGAGCCGACAGATGCAGGGAGGGGACTATGTCGTTGATCCAGGGTTGAATGAGTATGTAAAAAATGTGGGACTGCGGCTGGCCGCCGTAAGCGACCGTCCGAAACTGCCTTATGATTTCGTGGTCTTGAACAACTCCGTGCCCAATGCCTGGGCCTTACCCGGAGGTAAGGTCGCTATTAACCGCGGGTTGTTGCTGGAACTTAAAAACGAGGCCGAACTGGCGGCCGTTTTGGGACATGAGATCGTTCATGCCGCGGCTCGACACGGCGCCAAAAGCATAGAGCGCGGTATGCTCATGCAAGGCGCTATCCTGACGGCCGGTATTGCGGTTCGAGACAGCGAGTACGTGAATTTCGTGATTGGCGGCGCTCAGATTGCCGCGGGTCTGATCCAGCAGAAGTACAGCCGGAGCGCGGAACGCGAGGCCGATTACTACGGCATGTTATACATGTCTCGAGCGGGATATAATCCGCAAGCGGCAGTTGACTTGCAGGAACTATTCGTTCGTTTATCAAAAAGTCGAGACCCTAACTGGCTCGCAGGCCTGTTCGCCAGCCATCCCCCCTCCAAGGAACGCGTCGAGGCCAACCGCGCCACCGCCCTCAGCCTGCCTTCCAGGGGAAAATTAGGCGCCGAAATCTACCAACGCAAGATCGCTCACCTGCACAAGACCAGGGAGGCTTACCAGGCTCACGACAAGGGACGGCAGACGCTGAGCAAAGGAAAAATAGGGCCAGCCCTGACCCTGATACAAAAGGCCATCAAGATTGAACCCAGAGAGGCGACTTTTTATGCCTTGCGCGGGGATGTGCGTTTCAAACAAGGCCGATATCAGGATGCCTTGAAAAACTATAACCAGGCCTTGAACTTAAACAATCAATTCTTCTACTTTTTCCTCCAGCGAGGTTTAACAAAGACCAGGCTGGGTGATCGTCCGGGAGCACGCCGCGACCTGGAAAGCAGTAAGCGCCTGCTGCCCACAGCCACAGCTTATAACGCCCTGGGCAATCTCTACCTGGCTGACGGGGATCGGCAAAAGGCGAAGCAGTATTTCAAGACCGTGGCCGGATCTAAATCCGAACCAGGCAGGCAGGCGCTGCGCTCACTCATCCGGCTGGACCTTCCAGAAAATCCCAGCCTTTACCTCAAGGTGCGGACCGGCTTAAGCAGCAGGCGTTACCTAATTGCTCAAATCTCCAATCCAACCCCAGTGCCGGTCAGGAACATACAACTTACGATCCGATACCGCGACAGCCGCGGCCAGCTGCGTGTGAGTACGAGAACAATTCAAGGGATCATCGCACCGGGCCGGGTCGTACAAGTTTCACTGGGAGTGGGGCCAATCAAAGACACTGCCGCCTTACGTGACGTCTGGGTCAGGGTGGTCCGCGCCCAGGTGGCAGAGTGA
- a CDS encoding YIP1 family protein, which translates to MASFTNRMIRAARLDVNLYEEVEADRGALRQAVGVVVLASIAAGIGSIETAGFKGIIGGTIGALIGWFIWAYITYFIGTKLLPEPQTEANPGELLRTIGFSSSPGLLRIFGIIPGLNAIIFFITSIWMLIAMVIAVRQALDYKSTRRAVGVCIIGWIIQGIILWILLSIFGGFGGPA; encoded by the coding sequence ATGGCTAGTTTTACAAATCGTATGATTCGGGCCGCCAGATTAGACGTTAACCTGTATGAAGAGGTTGAGGCTGACAGGGGTGCGCTGCGACAGGCCGTGGGTGTCGTTGTTCTGGCCAGCATAGCAGCCGGTATTGGAAGCATTGAAACAGCAGGGTTCAAAGGCATCATTGGAGGGACCATCGGGGCCCTGATTGGGTGGTTTATCTGGGCCTACATAACATATTTTATTGGCACGAAACTTCTTCCTGAACCCCAGACCGAGGCAAATCCCGGTGAACTGCTGCGAACGATCGGCTTTTCGAGCTCCCCTGGGTTGCTCCGAATATTTGGCATCATCCCAGGTCTCAACGCGATCATTTTTTTCATCACCTCCATCTGGATGCTGATCGCAATGGTTATCGCAGTGAGACAGGCACTAGATTACAAGAGCACCCGGCGCGCCGTAGGGGTTTGCATTATCGGCTGGATTATTCAAGGCATAATTCTCTGGATATTACTCTCTATTTTTGGAGGGTTCGGAGGACCAGCCTGA
- a CDS encoding alpha-hydroxy-acid oxidizing protein, producing MNLSEIYEKGASIINEQDYGLLLEGVETGFVLTNNRRVMDRYTFRQMVIDAFEASTRCQVLGVELATPVIMSAITMPIPAIAADGLMKVALGLKEAGSLMWTGTPVPGNLKELAATGVPFASTVKPFKDRKRVFQELERVQDAGVTWAGIEIDVGYGTKIKDRAIVSDCAPLSLTELKEIRRAVSGILVFKGVLSRADASKAIEAGADGIVVSNHGAHTLDYLPHPFQVMDEIMEVAQGNTVVMVDGGFRRGSDVLKALAFGASLVGLGRPILYALAADGQAGVQSLVEEITAELKRIMSMVGAKDPGSVSRETLISDGGE from the coding sequence ATGAATCTGAGTGAAATCTACGAGAAAGGCGCAAGTATTATTAATGAGCAGGACTACGGCCTTTTGCTTGAAGGGGTGGAGACAGGATTTGTTCTAACCAATAACCGACGGGTCATGGATCGTTACACCTTCAGGCAGATGGTAATTGACGCCTTTGAAGCTTCCACAAGGTGTCAGGTTCTGGGAGTGGAACTGGCCACGCCGGTGATCATGTCGGCCATAACCATGCCCATCCCGGCCATTGCTGCTGACGGTCTCATGAAGGTGGCCCTGGGCCTCAAGGAAGCCGGTTCCCTGATGTGGACCGGCACCCCTGTCCCCGGAAACCTGAAGGAGCTCGCCGCGACCGGCGTTCCCTTCGCCTCCACGGTTAAACCTTTCAAGGATCGAAAAAGGGTTTTTCAGGAGCTGGAACGTGTCCAGGATGCAGGCGTCACCTGGGCCGGTATCGAAATTGACGTTGGTTATGGAACCAAGATCAAGGACAGGGCCATTGTCTCTGACTGCGCGCCGCTATCTCTGACTGAACTGAAAGAGATCAGAAGAGCTGTTTCCGGAATCCTTGTATTCAAGGGCGTGCTGAGCCGTGCCGACGCCTCCAAGGCCATTGAAGCCGGCGCAGACGGAATCGTGGTCTCCAACCATGGGGCCCATACCCTTGACTACCTCCCTCACCCGTTCCAGGTCATGGATGAAATCATGGAGGTTGCGCAAGGAAACACGGTGGTCATGGTGGACGGCGGATTTCGGCGCGGCAGCGATGTCCTGAAGGCATTGGCCTTTGGAGCCTCCCTGGTGGGCCTGGGCAGACCGATCCTTTATGCTCTGGCCGCTGACGGCCAGGCGGGCGTCCAAAGTCTCGTCGAGGAGATTACGGCTGAACTGAAACGGATTATGAGCATGGTCGGCGCTAAAGACCCGGGCAGCGTCAGCCGTGAAACCTTGATATCTGATGGAGGAGAATGA
- a CDS encoding corrinoid protein has translation MVLNTIYKAVLEGDAPGAEDGVKQALEAEIIPEVILKEGLIAAMDEVGKRFEAGDFFVPEMLISARAMKTGIGILRPLLAETGIEPTGKVVLGTLKGDLHDIGKNLVGLMLEGAGFEIVDLGTDVSVEDFLEAVRREEPQILGMSALLTTTMPSAAEVIQALNDAGLHEHVKVVFGGAPVTAAYTEQIGADGYAPDAASAVKKVKELIGLAN, from the coding sequence ATGGTCCTGAACACAATCTACAAAGCAGTTCTTGAGGGGGATGCCCCAGGTGCTGAAGATGGAGTGAAGCAGGCTCTGGAGGCTGAGATAATTCCTGAAGTCATTCTGAAAGAAGGCCTTATCGCAGCAATGGATGAAGTTGGAAAACGCTTTGAGGCCGGAGATTTTTTCGTTCCTGAAATGCTGATATCAGCCCGGGCAATGAAAACCGGAATCGGGATCTTGAGACCGCTGTTAGCCGAAACCGGCATAGAACCCACCGGTAAAGTGGTATTGGGTACGCTAAAAGGTGATCTTCACGACATCGGAAAAAATTTAGTGGGGCTGATGCTGGAAGGAGCCGGCTTTGAGATTGTTGACCTGGGAACGGATGTTTCAGTGGAAGATTTCTTGGAGGCGGTCAGGCGGGAAGAGCCCCAGATCCTGGGGATGTCGGCCTTGTTGACCACCACCATGCCTTCTGCCGCGGAAGTTATACAGGCGCTGAACGATGCGGGTTTGCATGAGCATGTCAAGGTGGTGTTTGGTGGAGCTCCGGTAACGGCAGCTTATACGGAGCAGATCGGTGCTGATGGCTATGCCCCTGACGCTGCAAGCGCCGTTAAGAAGGTTAAAGAGCTAATTGGCTTAGCAAATTAG
- a CDS encoding ATP-binding cassette domain-containing protein: MAEVMTTDTKTGFDQNTPILETRNLCKYFTVRSRGKKVALKAVDEATLKIYPGKTLGLVGESGSGKSTIAFTIVQLHKPTSGDILFEGQSVAHLKARALKNFRQHVQMVFQDPYSSLDPRQMLKTIVERPLKLHTDLNSAARLDKIIEILNQVGLDTGQLYRYPHEFSGGQRQRIAMARALAVNPQMVVCDEPVSALDVSVQAQILNLLKKLQEDLGLAYLFVAHDLNVVRHISHEVAVIYMGCIMETAPTEELFNNPTHPYTRALLASMPGLERKDASVRLIGEISSPIDPPPGCRLASRCSVAKEECHRITPELKEVSPGHMVACLF; this comes from the coding sequence ATGGCTGAAGTCATGACCACTGATACGAAAACCGGTTTCGACCAGAACACCCCGATTCTTGAAACCAGAAACCTTTGTAAATACTTCACCGTAAGATCCAGAGGCAAAAAGGTCGCACTCAAAGCCGTAGATGAAGCGACCCTGAAAATCTATCCGGGCAAAACACTCGGCCTGGTCGGTGAAAGCGGTTCTGGTAAATCCACCATCGCCTTCACCATAGTCCAGCTTCACAAACCAACCTCAGGCGATATCCTCTTTGAAGGACAGTCCGTGGCCCACCTGAAAGCCCGAGCCTTAAAAAATTTTCGCCAACACGTCCAGATGGTCTTCCAGGACCCATACAGCTCTCTTGATCCGCGCCAGATGCTCAAGACCATCGTCGAGCGTCCCTTAAAGCTGCATACGGATCTTAATAGCGCGGCTCGTCTGGATAAGATTATCGAGATTCTGAATCAGGTTGGCCTGGACACAGGCCAGCTTTATAGATACCCTCATGAGTTTAGTGGGGGGCAGAGGCAGAGAATTGCCATGGCGCGCGCCCTGGCGGTCAATCCTCAGATGGTCGTCTGCGATGAGCCGGTCTCAGCCCTGGATGTGTCGGTCCAGGCCCAAATACTCAATCTCCTTAAAAAACTGCAGGAAGACCTTGGCCTGGCCTACCTCTTCGTTGCCCACGATCTCAACGTGGTGCGGCACATTTCTCATGAGGTCGCGGTGATCTATATGGGTTGCATTATGGAAACCGCGCCCACCGAGGAACTCTTCAATAACCCGACTCATCCTTACACTCGAGCCCTCTTAGCCTCCATGCCAGGGCTGGAGAGAAAGGATGCGAGCGTAAGATTGATCGGGGAAATCAGTTCGCCTATTGATCCACCTCCTGGATGCCGGCTCGCTTCCAGGTGCTCGGTGGCCAAAGAGGAATGCCACCGGATAACGCCAGAGTTAAAAGAAGTATCGCCCGGGCATATGGTAGCCTGCCTTTTTTAA
- a CDS encoding ABC transporter ATP-binding protein, translating into MSENQEFLVVKDLCVSFYLRAGILQAIRGVDLNLKAGETIGVVGESGCGKSVMAKAIIRLNPTPPAKTTGEVYLDGIDVFSLSKGQMRDVRGTKTSMIFQEPMTSLNPVFNIGQQMTVVMTTHLKITKAEALDKAIGLLGKVGIPSPKERLKQYPHELSGGMRQRVMMAMALSCDPTLLIADEPTTALDVTIQAQILDLLAETIKTRGMSLMLISHDLYVVADACDKICIMYAGRQVERGPTEEVFKNPRHPYTIGLKESQPAIGEKRDYLKQIPGIVPDMLQVPSGCAFHPRCSYAEEICKGKIPELKDVAPGHSIACHLFD; encoded by the coding sequence ATGAGTGAAAATCAGGAATTTCTCGTTGTAAAGGATCTGTGTGTCTCCTTTTATCTCAGAGCCGGTATCTTACAGGCCATTAGAGGGGTAGACTTAAATCTCAAGGCCGGAGAAACCATTGGCGTTGTGGGCGAATCCGGCTGCGGAAAGAGTGTCATGGCCAAGGCCATCATCCGCCTCAACCCCACCCCCCCGGCCAAAACCACGGGCGAGGTGTATCTGGACGGTATTGATGTCTTTTCGCTCTCAAAAGGACAGATGCGGGACGTTCGAGGGACCAAGACGTCCATGATCTTCCAGGAGCCCATGACGAGCCTTAACCCGGTCTTCAATATCGGCCAGCAGATGACTGTCGTCATGACGACGCATTTAAAGATAACAAAAGCAGAGGCCTTGGACAAGGCGATCGGACTCCTGGGAAAAGTCGGCATCCCCTCGCCCAAGGAACGCCTGAAACAGTATCCGCACGAGCTTTCAGGCGGCATGCGGCAGCGGGTCATGATGGCCATGGCCCTTTCCTGTGATCCAACCCTCTTGATCGCCGATGAACCCACCACCGCACTGGATGTGACTATTCAGGCCCAGATCTTAGACCTGCTGGCTGAGACGATAAAAACGCGCGGCATGTCTTTGATGTTGATCTCCCACGATCTGTATGTGGTCGCCGATGCCTGTGACAAAATTTGCATTATGTACGCCGGGCGGCAGGTCGAGAGGGGGCCGACCGAAGAGGTTTTTAAAAACCCGCGTCATCCTTACACCATTGGGCTGAAGGAGTCGCAGCCCGCTATTGGGGAGAAAAGAGACTACCTGAAACAGATTCCCGGAATCGTGCCTGATATGCTTCAGGTGCCATCCGGGTGCGCCTTTCACCCCCGGTGTAGTTATGCTGAAGAAATATGTAAAGGCAAAATCCCGGAACTCAAAGATGTCGCCCCGGGGCACTCAATCGCGTGTCACCTGTTTGATTAG
- the yqeC gene encoding putative selenium-dependent hydroxylase accessory protein YqeC, with product MASLREKLLLKGGGVISLVGAGGKTTLMFRLARELADAGETVLTTTTTKIYKPSKEQSPCIIISADLEEVVKQAKKFKLECAHITAACGYLASQGKLTGFKPYVINQLWETGLFRWILVEADGAARKPLKAPASHEPVIPTCSGWVVAMIGLDAVGKPLEDQWVFRSRLYSQITGLPPGKPVTEDSVARIILHHQGLMKGSPSRARRFVFLNKAEDEGAHKAAQKIGSILLIKGHDKLEKIVIGALELEPPLVEWYEPDERL from the coding sequence ATGGCGTCCCTTCGCGAAAAGCTGCTGCTTAAGGGTGGCGGAGTGATAAGTCTGGTCGGCGCCGGTGGCAAGACGACGCTTATGTTCCGCCTCGCCAGAGAGCTCGCGGACGCGGGCGAGACCGTTCTCACCACTACCACCACCAAGATTTATAAGCCATCCAAGGAGCAATCCCCCTGCATAATAATTTCGGCCGATCTCGAAGAGGTTGTAAAGCAGGCCAAAAAATTCAAGCTGGAGTGTGCTCATATCACGGCCGCCTGTGGGTATCTCGCCTCCCAGGGGAAGCTGACCGGGTTCAAGCCTTACGTTATCAACCAGCTTTGGGAAACCGGTCTGTTTAGGTGGATTCTGGTGGAGGCCGATGGGGCCGCCCGCAAACCTCTTAAAGCGCCCGCATCGCACGAGCCGGTGATTCCAACCTGCTCCGGATGGGTGGTAGCAATGATCGGCCTGGACGCTGTGGGTAAACCCCTGGAGGATCAATGGGTCTTCAGGTCGCGGCTTTATTCACAAATTACCGGTCTGCCGCCGGGAAAGCCGGTCACAGAAGATTCTGTGGCCAGGATTATCCTGCACCATCAGGGGCTCATGAAAGGCAGCCCCTCCCGGGCCAGACGCTTTGTTTTTCTCAACAAGGCAGAGGATGAAGGTGCACACAAAGCCGCACAAAAAATAGGGTCCATCCTTTTGATAAAAGGTCATGACAAACTGGAAAAGATTGTCATTGGAGCGCTTGAGCTTGAGCCGCCGCTAGTTGAATGGTATGAACCAGATGAACGTCTGTAA
- a CDS encoding long-chain-fatty-acid--CoA ligase encodes MEMTLSSILSTNASKFAHNEAIIFEDARATFSQLNDRANQRANALLALGVKRGDHVAILATNCMELVESIYAVWRMGAVLVPLNIRLSPAELIYIIDHSDASTILFLNRFEDVINQIKPQIKKVKRLISFGRNPSQGFMDLEAKLPGQSTKEPPGEVKEDEIATILYTAGTTGKPKGVVATHKNWVWMNINAAAGRKDEPDMKSLTVYPLFHAGSIANLTGNIFNGTALIILKEFDPQKMLEFIHKEKVNRLGNPPTVYNMILQQPDIDRYDVSSVRYLMSGSEVMPDETRNKLKKVFSKAGIIENYGMTETCGGTTSRSEEYTASKPYSVGLPPVSIQVRVVDEQGGDVAPGEVGEIIVRGPNVMQEYYKDPLKTAEALRGGWLYTEDLGRFDEDGFLYIVERKKNMIISGGENIYPKEVEDILYRHPKIVEVAVYGAPDKVWGEKVCAAVVLKNEEQMTAEEVIEFSKKNLASFKKPKYIEFVDALPKSPIGKVLRTELRKRLIDRESRKEAGE; translated from the coding sequence ATGGAAATGACGCTCAGTTCCATTCTGAGTACGAATGCCAGCAAGTTTGCTCATAATGAGGCAATTATTTTCGAGGACGCGCGAGCTACCTTTTCTCAGCTTAATGATCGCGCAAACCAGAGAGCCAACGCCCTGCTGGCCCTGGGGGTAAAGAGGGGCGATCATGTCGCAATCCTTGCCACCAACTGCATGGAGCTTGTAGAGTCCATTTATGCCGTCTGGCGGATGGGGGCCGTCCTTGTCCCATTGAACATTCGATTATCGCCAGCAGAACTCATCTATATTATTGATCATTCCGACGCCTCCACCATTCTGTTTCTGAATAGATTCGAGGATGTCATCAACCAGATAAAACCTCAAATCAAAAAGGTCAAGAGGCTCATTTCTTTTGGGAGGAATCCCTCCCAGGGTTTCATGGACTTAGAGGCCAAATTACCGGGACAATCCACCAAGGAGCCGCCAGGAGAAGTCAAAGAAGATGAGATAGCCACCATTTTGTATACCGCCGGGACCACGGGCAAGCCAAAAGGAGTGGTGGCCACGCATAAGAACTGGGTCTGGATGAACATAAACGCCGCCGCCGGGAGGAAAGATGAGCCTGATATGAAGTCGCTGACGGTCTATCCGCTCTTTCACGCCGGTTCTATTGCCAACCTTACCGGTAACATCTTTAATGGAACTGCCCTCATTATTCTCAAGGAGTTCGACCCGCAAAAGATGCTTGAATTCATCCATAAGGAGAAGGTCAACCGACTTGGGAATCCCCCCACCGTTTACAATATGATTCTTCAGCAACCAGATATTGATCGCTATGACGTGAGCTCGGTGAGATATCTTATGTCCGGTTCCGAGGTGATGCCCGATGAGACGAGAAACAAACTGAAAAAGGTTTTCTCAAAGGCAGGTATTATTGAAAATTACGGCATGACCGAGACTTGCGGCGGTACGACATCCCGCTCGGAAGAGTACACCGCATCAAAGCCTTACTCCGTCGGTCTGCCGCCGGTTTCCATCCAGGTGCGCGTTGTGGACGAGCAAGGCGGCGATGTCGCCCCGGGGGAGGTTGGAGAGATCATTGTGCGCGGCCCTAACGTCATGCAGGAATATTACAAGGATCCTCTAAAAACGGCTGAAGCGCTTCGAGGCGGCTGGCTTTACACTGAGGACCTCGGCCGATTTGACGAGGACGGGTTTCTGTATATTGTTGAAAGAAAGAAAAACATGATCATCAGCGGCGGGGAAAACATTTATCCCAAGGAAGTTGAGGATATTCTCTATCGCCATCCCAAGATTGTGGAGGTCGCGGTTTATGGTGCGCCGGATAAGGTTTGGGGCGAGAAGGTTTGTGCGGCCGTGGTATTAAAAAATGAGGAGCAGATGACGGCGGAGGAGGTTATCGAGTTTTCAAAGAAGAATCTGGCAAGTTTTAAAAAACCAAAATATATAGAATTTGTGGACGCTTTGCCTAAAAGTCCCATTGGCAAGGTGTTAAGGACTGAATTGAGGAAAAGGCTCATTGACAGGGAAAGCCGGAAAGAGGCAGGCGAGTAA
- a CDS encoding EF2563 family selenium-dependent molybdenum hydroxylase system protein: MKPGKALNELIVGLKGAGEMASAVAWRLYQARIRQLFMMEIPRPLAVRREVSFCEALHEGLKTVEGVEAVRAAGVKEIARAWEQTQIPVIVDPRWETIDEMGPDVVVDAILAKRNLGTTMREASLVIGLGPGFTAGQDVHMVIETNRGHNLGRVILSGQAESNTGVPGEILGSSAERVLRAPSNGLFRSFPQIGDQVEPDEIVGDVNGNEVRARIGGVIRGLIASGVQVNRGLKIGDIDPRGDVSYCGTISDKARAIGGGVLEAILRVFNES, translated from the coding sequence ATGAAGCCTGGAAAAGCTTTAAATGAGTTGATTGTCGGCCTGAAGGGCGCGGGCGAGATGGCAAGCGCGGTCGCCTGGCGGCTCTACCAGGCAAGAATACGTCAACTCTTCATGATGGAGATCCCCCGGCCCCTGGCTGTGAGAAGGGAGGTCTCCTTTTGTGAAGCTCTTCATGAAGGGCTGAAGACGGTTGAGGGGGTGGAGGCGGTTAGAGCCGCGGGCGTAAAAGAAATCGCCCGCGCCTGGGAACAGACGCAGATTCCGGTTATTGTTGATCCCCGCTGGGAGACCATTGATGAAATGGGTCCTGACGTGGTGGTTGATGCTATCCTGGCCAAACGAAATCTTGGAACCACTATGAGGGAAGCCTCTTTGGTGATAGGTCTGGGACCGGGTTTTACTGCGGGACAGGATGTGCATATGGTTATTGAAACCAACCGGGGTCACAATCTCGGCCGAGTTATTCTTTCCGGCCAGGCAGAATCCAATACAGGGGTGCCCGGAGAGATCCTGGGGTCTTCAGCAGAGAGGGTTTTGAGAGCCCCTTCAAATGGCCTCTTCAGGTCGTTCCCTCAAATCGGTGATCAGGTCGAGCCCGATGAGATCGTCGGTGACGTGAACGGAAATGAAGTCAGAGCCAGGATCGGCGGCGTGATTCGAGGATTGATTGCCTCCGGGGTGCAGGTCAACAGAGGCCTTAAAATCGGGGATATTGACCCCAGGGGGGATGTGAGTTACTGCGGCACTATTTCAGATAAGGCGCGGGCCATTGGCGGGGGCGTGCTGGAGGCCATCCTCAGGGTGTTCAACGAGTCGTAA
- a CDS encoding ABC transporter permease, with the protein MDQDRTIFMETGLKGDVARLFRRFWSSLGLLSESRLALVGLIIFTIVMVIALIAPWLATHDPLHGDYLSINASSSRAHWLGTDNLGRDIYSRLVYGAQNAMLVAFIVVPLGMFVGVIIGGIPGYFGGKVDNIMMRFTDAALSFPGLIIFMAILAILGPGLWQVILALILGGTPSLVRFTRGLVLAERERDYVKAAKLIGENDLRILFRQVIPNVSSPLIVMATVRLGGTLLIFAGLTYLGLGPPPPEPSWGLMLNEARDLMETAPMVAVYPGLAIFVTVLGVNLLGDGLRDVLDPRLSEK; encoded by the coding sequence ATGGATCAAGATAGAACAATATTTATGGAAACCGGCTTGAAGGGGGACGTCGCCCGACTTTTTCGGCGTTTCTGGTCATCCCTCGGCCTCCTGTCCGAGTCCCGCCTCGCCCTGGTCGGGTTAATTATTTTCACCATTGTGATGGTTATTGCCTTGATTGCCCCGTGGCTGGCTACGCACGATCCCCTCCATGGAGACTACCTTAGCATCAACGCCTCGTCAAGCCGTGCGCACTGGCTGGGTACTGATAACCTTGGGCGGGACATTTACTCCAGACTGGTGTATGGCGCCCAAAACGCCATGCTGGTGGCCTTCATCGTTGTACCCCTGGGTATGTTCGTGGGAGTCATTATAGGAGGGATCCCAGGCTATTTCGGCGGTAAGGTTGACAACATTATGATGCGTTTTACCGATGCCGCGCTCTCCTTTCCCGGTTTGATTATATTCATGGCCATTTTAGCCATACTCGGGCCGGGCCTGTGGCAGGTCATCCTGGCTTTGATCCTGGGGGGAACGCCAAGTCTGGTTCGATTCACCCGCGGCCTGGTCCTTGCGGAACGAGAAAGGGATTACGTCAAGGCCGCCAAACTGATTGGTGAGAATGACCTCCGCATACTCTTCAGACAGGTCATCCCCAATGTCTCTTCACCATTAATCGTTATGGCCACCGTCAGGCTCGGCGGGACCCTGCTGATCTTTGCCGGCTTAACTTACCTGGGCCTGGGGCCTCCACCCCCGGAACCCAGCTGGGGGCTGATGCTCAATGAAGCCCGGGACCTCATGGAAACAGCGCCCATGGTGGCCGTCTATCCAGGGCTGGCCATCTTTGTAACTGTTCTGGGCGTGAATCTTCTTGGAGATGGGCTTCGAGACGTTTTGGACCCGAGATTGTCGGAAAAATGA